Proteins encoded together in one Vigna angularis cultivar LongXiaoDou No.4 chromosome 5, ASM1680809v1, whole genome shotgun sequence window:
- the LOC108323627 gene encoding G-type lectin S-receptor-like serine/threonine-protein kinase At1g11300, whose amino-acid sequence MALTSSTLASLTSFLCLCTFCVNAVIHKEFLQIGESMGTLDSVVSYTGKFELCFFTRIRDNSTKYYVGIRYNRVPNDKNKIVWVANRDYAFQTPSAVLTFKDGNLVIIDGKLTYNVSNVSNNISVYAMLLDSGNLILLKTSSKQILWQSFDYPTDTLLPIMKLGHDEGNTWSLRSWRSADDPDQGAFSLEYDLGRVSLIINNGSNAFWIDNHYNETIGNFTSRSGGYQHNLNDTRFNVGYYFTLPVGNDSRLVLEVSGELIQEYWSDKEHQWISIQSSKCANNSCGAFSICNPKARDPCDCLQGFRPSDADSWYNGNKSAGCVRKKDLSYCSNSVKSNDKFKQLYYVKSPTLDSLTKINTTTTRECESTCSRNCSCVAYAYYVNGYCQLWLGSVLNLKNVSTDVANSDDSKPIFYLRLAAAEVDTSDSNTTREKESRQTSVSKILLLIVMLISFVVFLILGLLVYWIRKKRRKGEDLLHFDISMSMKVEDSELTEADRSAKVKKEVKLPLFSFESVAAATNNFSDANKLGEGGFGPVYKGTLFNGDEVAVKRLSRRSGQGWEELRNEALLIAKLQHNNLVRLLGCCIDRNEKMLIYEFMPNKSLDLFLFDATKKQMLDWGTRLRIIDGIVQGILYLHQYSRFRIIHRDLKASNILLDSHMNPKISDFGLAKIFGDNELQANTNRIVGTYGYMAPEYAAEGLFSVKSDVFSFGVLLLEILSGKKNTGFYQTNSFNLLGYAWDLWTRNSGLDLMDSALDDSDTLSNNSLHTVPRYVNIGLLCVQESPKDRPTMSDVVSMIGNDTVLLPSPKPPAFLKVRGEYSSTLPSTTPERFSVNVITNTTMEAR is encoded by the exons ATGGCATTAACTTCCTCAACTCTGGCATCCTTGACATCATTCCTTTGCCTGTGTACGTTTTGTGTTAATGCAGTCATTCACAAGGAATTTTTGCAAATAGGAGAATCAATGGGAACCTTAGACTCCGTTGTTTCTTATACCGGGAAGTTCGAATTGTGCTTTTTCACCAGAATCAGAGATAACTCAACCAAGTACTACGTTGGTATACGGTATAACAGGGTCCCAAACGACAAGAACAAGATTGTCTGGGTTGCTAACCGAGACTACGCATTTCAAACACCATCAGCAGTTCTTACCTTTAAAGATGGAAATTTGGTGATCATAGATGGAAAACTTACATACAATGTCAGCAATGTTTCAAACAATATCAGTGTCTATGCCATGCTCTTGGATTCAGGAAACTTGATACTGCTGAAAACCTCAAGTAAACAGATTTTGTGGCAGAGTTTTGATTATCCTACGGACACCCTTTTACCCATAATGAAACTAGGACATGACGAAGGAAACACTTGGTCATTGCGATCATGGAGAAGTGCAGATGACCCTGACCAAGGAGCTTTTTCCCTCGAATATGATTTGGGCAGGGTCAGCCTAATCATCAACAATGGTTCTAATGCTTTCTGGATTGACAACCACTACAACGAAACTATTGGCAATTTTACTAGCCGAAGTGGTGGATATCAGCACAACCTCAACGATACTCGTTTCAATGTCGGCTACTATTTCACTTTGCCAGTTGGTAATGACTCTAGGCTGGTACTAGAAGTGTCTGGTGAGCTCATCCAGGAGTATTGGTCTGATAAAGAACACCAATGGATTTCTATTCAGTCATCCAAGTGTGCTAACAATTCGTGTGGAGCCTTTTCCATCTGTAACCCGAAAGCTCGTGACCCTTGTGACTGTCTTCAAGGTTTCAGGCCCTCTGATGCTGATTCTTGGTATAATGGGAACAAATCTGCTGGCTGTGTAAGGAAAAAAGACTTGTCGTACTGCAGTAACAGTGTTAAATCCAACGATAAATTCAAGCAACTTTATTATGTCAAATCACCAACTTTGGACAGTCTCACGAAAATcaatacaacaacaacaagagaGTGTGAAAGTACTTGTTCTAGAAATTGTTCTTGCGTTGCTTACGCTTACTATGTGAACGGATATTGCCAGTTGTGGCTTGGTTCGGTATTGAATCTAAAGAACGTCTCAACAGATGTGGCCAATTCTGATGATAGCAAACCAATTTTTTACCTAAGACTTGCTGCCGCGGAAGTCGATACTTCGG ATTCGAACAcaacaagagaaaaagaatcACGACAAACTTCTGTGAGCAAGATCCTACTTCTGATTGTTATGTTGATCTCCTTTGTAGTTTTTCTTATATTGGGCCTTTTAGTTTACTGGATTAGAAAGAAGAGGAGAAAAG GGGAAGATTTGCTCCATTTTGATATAAGCATGAGCATGAAAGTTGAAGATTCTGAGCTTACTGAAGCAGATAGGAGTGCCAAAGTGAAGAAGGAAGTGAAATTGCCTTTATTCAGTTTCGAGAGTGTTGCAGCTGCAACTAATAATTTCTCAGATGCAAATAAACTTGGTGAGGGGGGCTTTGGACCCGTCTACAAG GGTACATTATTTAATGGGGATGAGGTTGCTGTGAAAAGACTGTCACGGAGATCTGGTCAAGGATGGGAAGAGTTGAGAAATGAAGCTTTGTTGATTGCAAAACTCCAACACAACAATCTTGTTAGACTTCTGGGTTGCTGCATTGATCGAAATGAAAAGATGCTGATTTATGAATTTATGCCTAATAAAAGCTTGGATCTTTTCCTTTTTG ATGCAACAAAGAAACAGATGCTGGATTGGGGAACAAGACTCAGAATAATTGATGGGATTGTCCAAGGAATTCTTTATCTTCATCAGTATTCCAGGTTCAGGATCATTCACCGAGATTTAAAAGCTAGCAACATATTGTTGGACAGCCATATGAATCCCAAAATATCAGATTTTGGATTGGCAAAAATATTTGGTGATAATGAGCTTCAAGCAAATACAAACCGAATAGTTGGAACGTA TGGTTATATGGCTCCTGAATATGCTGCAGAAGGGCTCTTCTCAGTAAAATCGGACGTGTTTAGTTTTGGGGTCCTTTTGCTGGAGATTCTAAGTGGCAAGAAGAATACTGGCTTTTATCAAACGAATTCCTTCAATCTTCTTGGATAT GCTTGGGATCTTTGGACAAGAAATTCAGGACTGGATCTAATGGACAGTGCATTAGATGACAGTGATACTTTAAGTAATAACAGTCTGCATACTGTGCCAAGATATGTGAACATAGGACTTCTTTGCGTTCAAGAAAGTCCAAAAGATAGGCCAACCATGTCTGATGTTGTATCAATGATTGGAAATGACACTGTGCTCCTTCCTTCTCCTAAACCACCTGCATTTCTAAAGGTAAGAGGTGAGTATAGTTCAACATTGCCCTCAACCACCCCAGAAAGATTTTCAGTTAATGTTATCACAAATACAACTATGGAAGCAAGATGA